In one window of Chthoniobacterales bacterium DNA:
- a CDS encoding TolC family protein, whose product MRSCRRPARLEYLPVIRTMKTQSTFGKIAIALCAVVASEGAAAELSLQDAVNTALMNNRELAAARHVVGQGQGRLRQAGLLPNPEVEFNGYGDFVSGSEGEGAFVIGLHQWFPLTARLGLARQVARVDVAMALREVRNRERLLVAEVQKVYARAQAARRREQSSAQARNDSSDLVSLAGERLASGQGSLAESALARVDEQRWGNAADVAAAEAEKCLLEMKTALGLGADAPLSLTQSLKSVVDELRDKARSGRISCRPDMELAMLAADKSSAEVALAKAGAWEGIRLGIEYMQDRSVDQPGGISTGDFLGVKVTLPLPVWDRKVGETQERQAAAEAKAAQLRALELEVANDIAAARQQAALFEKQWSRYRGTTEPLVESGSREISQGFSEGRVDARDLLMVRAQNASLRVESTAMLENLALALIDLEAAAGSHPAMSAPYLQEAPLHRRKKTKS is encoded by the coding sequence ATGCGTTCATGCCGCCGACCGGCGCGGCTCGAGTATCTGCCGGTCATCAGGACCATGAAAACACAATCAACATTCGGGAAAATTGCGATCGCGCTCTGCGCGGTGGTCGCATCGGAAGGCGCCGCTGCGGAGTTGTCGCTGCAGGATGCGGTCAACACCGCGCTGATGAACAACCGCGAACTTGCCGCGGCACGCCATGTGGTGGGGCAGGGGCAGGGGCGCTTGCGCCAGGCGGGCCTGCTGCCCAATCCCGAGGTGGAGTTCAACGGCTACGGCGATTTTGTTTCCGGCTCCGAAGGCGAGGGGGCTTTCGTCATCGGGCTGCACCAGTGGTTCCCGCTGACGGCGCGGCTCGGCTTGGCGCGGCAGGTGGCCCGCGTCGATGTGGCCATGGCGCTCCGCGAAGTGCGCAACCGCGAACGTCTGCTGGTCGCCGAGGTGCAGAAAGTTTACGCGCGCGCCCAGGCGGCCCGCCGTCGTGAGCAATCCTCGGCCCAGGCACGCAACGATTCGTCCGACCTCGTGTCGCTCGCGGGAGAGCGGCTCGCCTCGGGTCAGGGTTCGCTCGCCGAGTCCGCACTCGCCCGTGTGGACGAGCAGCGCTGGGGAAATGCGGCTGATGTCGCGGCGGCCGAAGCGGAAAAATGCCTCCTCGAAATGAAAACGGCGCTCGGCCTGGGCGCCGACGCTCCGCTCTCTCTCACCCAGTCGCTGAAGTCGGTGGTCGATGAGTTGCGCGACAAAGCGCGGAGCGGGCGCATTTCCTGCCGTCCCGACATGGAACTGGCCATGCTGGCCGCGGACAAATCGTCCGCCGAAGTCGCGTTGGCCAAGGCGGGCGCGTGGGAGGGAATTCGTCTCGGCATCGAATACATGCAGGATCGAAGCGTGGACCAACCGGGCGGGATTTCCACCGGGGATTTTCTCGGCGTGAAAGTCACGCTTCCTTTGCCGGTGTGGGACCGCAAGGTGGGCGAAACACAGGAGCGTCAGGCTGCGGCGGAAGCCAAAGCTGCGCAGTTGCGCGCGCTCGAACTCGAGGTGGCCAACGACATCGCTGCCGCGCGCCAACAGGCGGCTTTGTTCGAGAAGCAGTGGTCGCGATACCGCGGGACAACAGAACCGCTGGTCGAGTCGGGAAGCCGCGAAATTTCGCAGGGATTCAGCGAGGGCCGCGTCGATGCGCGCGATCTCCTGATGGTCCGGGCGCAGAACGCGAGCCTGCGCGTCGAATCAACAGCCATGCTGGAAAACCTTGCCCTCGCGCTCATCGATCTTGAAGCGGCGGCGGGAAGTCATCCGGCCATGTCCGCGCCGTATTTGCAAGAGGCGCCGCTGCACCGCAGGAAGAAAACGAAATCATGA